The following proteins are encoded in a genomic region of Terriglobia bacterium:
- a CDS encoding zinc-dependent alcohol dehydrogenase family protein: MKGTVLYGARDVRFEERPEPKILKRTDAVIRLAVSCVCGSDLWPYRGIQPVAGPQAMGHEYCGYVEEVGSAVKTVKPGQFVIGSFCISDNTCPNCRAGYQSGCQQLEFMTGAQAPYARVPLADGTLIATREKPTDDLLPSLLAVSDVLGTGWFAADAANVKSGSTVVVVGDGAVGLLGVLSAKQMGAERIIAMSRHASRQKLAKEFGATDIVTERGDDGVARIKEMSKGIGADCVLECVGTLESMMQAIRSTRPGGSIGYVGVPHDAHLDLQQVFFTLVRFHGGPAPVRRYLPDLIKLVLEGKINPGKVFDLTLPLDQVAEGYRAMDERRAIKALLRP, from the coding sequence ATGAAAGGAACTGTTCTTTACGGTGCGCGGGACGTTCGCTTCGAAGAGCGTCCCGAACCAAAGATCCTCAAGCGTACAGACGCCGTTATTCGCCTCGCTGTTAGCTGCGTGTGCGGCTCTGACTTGTGGCCCTATCGAGGCATTCAGCCCGTCGCTGGGCCCCAGGCGATGGGACATGAGTATTGCGGCTACGTCGAGGAAGTAGGCAGCGCGGTGAAGACGGTGAAGCCCGGCCAATTTGTCATCGGATCGTTCTGTATCTCCGACAATACCTGTCCAAACTGTCGCGCCGGATACCAGTCCGGATGCCAGCAGCTCGAATTCATGACGGGAGCGCAAGCGCCGTATGCTCGAGTACCGCTCGCCGACGGCACGCTCATCGCCACGCGTGAAAAACCAACGGATGATCTCCTTCCGAGCCTTCTTGCCGTGTCTGATGTGCTCGGAACAGGCTGGTTTGCGGCAGATGCAGCGAATGTAAAGTCCGGCTCGACCGTCGTGGTCGTTGGAGATGGTGCCGTCGGTCTGCTCGGCGTCCTTTCGGCAAAGCAGATGGGAGCCGAGCGCATCATCGCCATGAGCCGCCACGCGTCGCGGCAGAAGCTGGCGAAGGAGTTCGGAGCCACCGATATCGTCACGGAACGCGGAGATGACGGCGTAGCTCGCATCAAGGAAATGTCCAAAGGCATCGGCGCGGACTGTGTACTCGAATGCGTTGGCACCTTGGAATCGATGATGCAGGCGATCCGGTCCACCCGGCCGGGTGGTTCCATCGGCTACGTCGGCGTTCCCCATGACGCGCACCTCGACCTCCAACAGGTGTTCTTCACACTCGTCCGTTTCCACGGCGGCCCTGCTCCCGTGCGGCGTTACTTGCCAGACTTGATCAAACTCGTTCTCGAAGGAAAGATCAACCCCGGAAAAGTATTCGACCTCACGCTGCCTCTCGACCAGGTAGCAGAGGGATACCGAGCCATGGACGAGCGGCGCGCGATCAAGGCGCTGCTGCGCCCGTAG
- a CDS encoding aldo/keto reductase translates to MQKRKLGKSSLEVSAIGLGCMGMSFGYGPAVNKQEGISLIRAAVERGVTFFDTAEVYGPFANEELVGEALLPFRDQVVIATKFGFNIVEGKQSGLNSRPEHIKEVAEASLRRLNTDRIDLFYQHRVDPDVPMEDVAGAVKELIHQGKVKHFGLSEAGVESIRRAHAVQPVTALQSEYSLFWREPEQEVIPALEELGIGFVPFSPLGKGFLTGAISKDTQFDKNDFRNVVPRFSPENREANQALVDLIGEFANQKKASPAQIALAWLLAQKPWIVPIPGTTKLHRLEENIGAAIVTLTDADVRQLDEATSKLELRGARYPEHLQKLVGR, encoded by the coding sequence ATGCAAAAACGCAAACTTGGAAAGAGCAGCTTGGAAGTCTCGGCCATTGGCCTCGGCTGTATGGGCATGAGCTTCGGCTATGGACCGGCAGTAAATAAGCAGGAGGGCATTTCGTTGATTCGTGCCGCGGTAGAACGCGGCGTAACATTCTTCGACACTGCCGAGGTTTATGGACCTTTCGCAAACGAGGAACTGGTGGGTGAGGCGCTATTACCGTTTCGCGACCAGGTGGTGATCGCCACGAAGTTCGGCTTCAACATCGTCGAGGGTAAACAGTCTGGGCTTAATAGTCGGCCAGAACACATCAAAGAAGTCGCCGAAGCATCTCTGCGACGTCTCAACACTGATCGGATCGATCTCTTCTACCAGCACCGGGTAGACCCCGACGTTCCAATGGAAGATGTCGCGGGTGCGGTGAAGGAACTGATTCACCAAGGTAAGGTTAAACACTTCGGCCTGTCTGAAGCAGGCGTCGAATCGATTCGTCGCGCGCACGCGGTGCAGCCCGTCACCGCCCTGCAGAGCGAATATTCCTTGTTCTGGAGAGAACCTGAGCAGGAAGTAATTCCCGCGCTCGAAGAGCTCGGCATCGGTTTCGTGCCCTTCAGTCCGCTTGGAAAGGGCTTCCTCACCGGCGCGATCAGCAAGGATACCCAGTTCGACAAGAACGACTTTCGTAACGTCGTTCCTCGTTTCTCGCCAGAGAATCGGGAAGCGAATCAAGCGTTAGTAGATCTCATTGGGGAGTTTGCAAACCAAAAGAAAGCATCGCCAGCCCAGATCGCGCTCGCTTGGCTGCTTGCCCAGAAGCCTTGGATTGTCCCGATCCCCGGCACGACGAAGTTGCACCGGCTTGAGGAAAATATCGGTGCGGCGATCGTCACCCTGACGGATGCTGATGTTCGGCAGTTGGATGAGGCGACGTCGAAGCTCGAATTACGAGGCGCTCGGTACCCTGAACATCTTCAGAAACTGGTGGGCCGCTAA
- a CDS encoding aldo/keto reductase yields the protein MQKRTLGRSDLEVSALGYGCMGLTGMYGLPLPREEGIRIIRSAHERGVTFFDTAEAYGPFANEELVGEALAPVRDQVVVATKFGWDIDQKTGERRGGLNSRPEHIRLVVEAMLRRLKVETIDLLYQHRVDPDVPIEDVAGTVKELIAQGKVKHYGLSEASATTIRRAHSVQPVTAVQSEYSLWTRDVEHNGVLAICEELGIGFVPWSPLGAGFLTGKIDASTTFDPADSRNASPRFAADARSANVAVVDLLKRVGERKRATPAQIALAWLLAQKPWIVPIPGTTKLHRLEENIGAAEVELTSDDLREIDEAASRIEVKGARLPEAVLKFSNR from the coding sequence ATGCAAAAGCGCACACTAGGACGAAGTGATTTAGAAGTTTCTGCTCTTGGATATGGCTGTATGGGCCTCACCGGAATGTACGGCCTGCCGCTTCCCCGTGAGGAGGGCATTCGCATAATTCGCTCGGCGCACGAACGAGGCGTCACTTTTTTCGACACCGCCGAAGCGTATGGGCCGTTTGCAAACGAAGAGCTTGTCGGAGAGGCTCTCGCGCCAGTCCGCGATCAGGTGGTAGTCGCAACGAAGTTCGGGTGGGACATTGACCAGAAAACCGGGGAACGCAGAGGCGGTCTTAACAGTCGGCCCGAGCACATCCGACTGGTAGTGGAAGCAATGCTTCGGCGCTTAAAGGTCGAAACCATCGACCTGTTGTACCAGCACCGTGTCGATCCGGATGTCCCGATCGAAGATGTCGCGGGCACGGTGAAGGAACTGATCGCGCAGGGGAAGGTGAAGCACTACGGCCTCTCGGAGGCGAGCGCGACCACGATTCGACGCGCACATTCAGTTCAGCCGGTAACGGCCGTTCAGAGCGAGTACTCGTTATGGACGCGCGATGTCGAGCACAACGGGGTGCTCGCTATCTGCGAGGAGTTGGGCATCGGCTTCGTTCCATGGAGTCCGCTTGGTGCCGGGTTCCTGACCGGAAAGATCGATGCGTCAACGACGTTCGATCCGGCGGACTCGCGGAACGCCTCTCCACGCTTTGCAGCAGATGCTCGCTCCGCTAACGTGGCCGTCGTTGACCTGCTGAAGAGAGTCGGCGAGCGGAAGCGCGCGACACCGGCGCAGATCGCACTCGCTTGGCTGCTCGCGCAAAAGCCGTGGATCGTCCCGATTCCGGGCACTACGAAATTGCACCGCCTGGAAGAAAACATCGGCGCGGCGGAGGTCGAACTGACCTCAGACGATCTTCGCGAAATTGATGAAGCGGCGTCGAGAATTGAAGTCAAGGGCGCACGACTTCCTGAGGCAGTGCTGAAGTTTTCGAATCGTTGA
- a CDS encoding glucose 1-dehydrogenase gives MNRNMEGKVALVTGASGGIWLATARKFAKAGASIALCARRTEVINKEVTQLIAEGFKALAVSADVTHASQASAMVARTVEHFGRLDYAVNNAGVINERVATHEHSEQEWDRVISINLTAVWLCMKYELAQMVRQGFGAIVNISSVAGLRATPRLAAYTASKHGVVGLSKGAGVEYASQGIRVNAICPGWVETPMTADYGSNPEHRQQMVASAPIGRTAQPDEIAEAVVWLCSDAASFITADAIAVDGGTTA, from the coding sequence ATGAACAGGAACATGGAGGGAAAAGTCGCTCTCGTCACCGGGGCAAGCGGCGGAATCTGGTTGGCGACCGCGCGAAAGTTCGCGAAGGCGGGTGCGAGCATTGCACTCTGCGCACGGCGCACGGAAGTGATCAACAAAGAGGTGACGCAGTTGATCGCTGAAGGTTTCAAAGCGCTCGCGGTTTCCGCTGACGTGACCCATGCGAGCCAGGCGAGCGCGATGGTTGCGCGCACGGTCGAGCACTTCGGTCGACTCGACTACGCCGTTAATAACGCCGGTGTGATCAACGAGCGTGTCGCGACTCACGAGCATTCCGAGCAGGAATGGGATCGGGTGATCTCGATTAACTTGACCGCCGTCTGGCTCTGCATGAAGTACGAACTCGCTCAGATGGTGCGGCAGGGTTTCGGAGCGATAGTGAACATATCCTCTGTTGCCGGCTTGCGCGCGACACCTCGTCTTGCGGCCTACACCGCGAGCAAGCATGGTGTCGTGGGTCTCAGCAAGGGCGCCGGCGTCGAATACGCATCCCAAGGCATCCGCGTCAATGCTATCTGCCCCGGCTGGGTCGAAACACCCATGACCGCTGACTATGGCAGCAACCCCGAACACCGCCAGCAGATGGTCGCATCCGCGCCGATCGGTCGTACTGCACAACCCGACGAAATCGCCGAGGCTGTGGTGTGGCTCTGCTCCGATGCTGCTAGTTTCATCACGGCCGACGCCATCGCAGTTGATGGCGGCACGACCGCCTGA
- a CDS encoding aldo/keto reductase yields MQKRKLGRAGPEVSALGFGCMGMSTNYGPTDDKQKMIGVLRAAVDRGVTFFDTAEVYGPFTNEELVGEALQPVRDRVIIATKFGFDIDPKTGERSGRFDSRPEHIRKVTEASLKRLRTDHIDLLYQHRVDPNVPIEDVAGTVKDLISQGKVRYFGLSEASAQTLRRAHAVLPVAAMQSEYSLWTRDPEAEVLPTCEELGVGFVPWSPLGQGFLTGTVKSETTFDKSDVRSWFPRFTAEAMKANQPLIDLLGVIARRKKATPAQIAIAWLLAQNPFIVPIPGTRKLARLLENIGAVDIELTPEDLHEIDAAAANFVVQGARGTGREVYG; encoded by the coding sequence ATGCAAAAACGTAAATTAGGAAGAGCCGGTCCTGAAGTTTCTGCTTTGGGGTTTGGTTGCATGGGCATGAGCACGAACTATGGCCCGACCGACGACAAACAGAAGATGATCGGCGTTCTTCGAGCTGCAGTCGATCGCGGAGTCACGTTCTTCGACACGGCCGAAGTGTATGGCCCTTTCACTAACGAGGAGCTCGTCGGCGAAGCACTGCAGCCGGTTCGCGACCGCGTGATAATCGCGACGAAATTCGGCTTCGACATCGATCCGAAGACAGGGGAGCGCTCCGGGAGGTTCGACAGCCGACCGGAGCATATCCGGAAAGTGACCGAGGCTTCGCTCAAGCGCCTGCGAACCGATCACATCGACCTGCTCTACCAGCACCGCGTTGATCCGAACGTGCCGATCGAGGACGTGGCCGGGACCGTTAAGGATCTGATCTCCCAAGGCAAGGTCAGATACTTTGGTCTCTCCGAAGCCTCGGCGCAGACGTTGCGGCGGGCGCACGCCGTTCTGCCGGTGGCCGCCATGCAGAGCGAATATTCGTTGTGGACGCGGGACCCGGAGGCCGAGGTGCTGCCTACGTGCGAAGAGCTTGGCGTTGGCTTCGTCCCCTGGAGTCCGCTCGGGCAAGGGTTTCTGACCGGAACCGTGAAGAGCGAAACTACGTTCGACAAGTCTGACGTCCGCAGTTGGTTCCCCCGCTTCACAGCGGAGGCAATGAAGGCCAACCAGCCGCTGATCGATCTGCTCGGAGTCATTGCGCGTCGCAAGAAGGCGACCCCTGCACAGATCGCCATCGCGTGGCTGCTGGCCCAGAACCCCTTCATCGTGCCAATCCCTGGCACGCGAAAGCTGGCGCGCTTGCTGGAAAATATTGGCGCAGTTGATATCGAGCTTACGCCCGAGGATCTTCACGAGATCGATGCGGCCGCCGCGAATTTCGTCGTGCAAGGAGCGCGGGGAACCGGCCGCGAAGTCTATGGTTGA
- a CDS encoding aldo/keto reductase, giving the protein MKYTKLGNTGIDVSKICLGMMSFGKPGKEHGLFPWARDFEEAKPIFKKAIDFGINYFDTANVYQLGTSEEVTGKLIREFSLNRDEIVVATKVRMEMRPGKPNGGGLSRKEILSEIDKSLKRLGVDYVDLYTIHRLDPLTPKEEIMEALHDVVKAGKVRYLGASTMYAWEFERLQNIAETNGWTKFVSMQNHYNLIYREEEREMIPLCRERKIALTPWSPLAGGRLAHPWGTVTPRVKIDEVSKWVWDGTNDLDKVVINNVEKMALARGISMAQMSLAWMLSKPYVTSPIVGTTAVSHVEEAVTALEIRLSDEEVQALEKPYVTHPVLGMM; this is encoded by the coding sequence ATGAAATATACCAAATTAGGAAATACGGGCATCGACGTTTCAAAGATCTGTCTTGGCATGATGAGCTTTGGCAAGCCAGGAAAGGAACACGGACTTTTCCCCTGGGCTCGTGATTTCGAAGAAGCAAAACCCATCTTTAAAAAAGCGATTGATTTCGGCATTAACTATTTTGACACGGCAAACGTCTATCAACTCGGCACCAGCGAAGAGGTGACGGGCAAGCTGATTCGAGAGTTCAGTCTAAATCGAGATGAGATTGTTGTTGCGACGAAAGTTCGAATGGAGATGCGCCCCGGAAAGCCAAATGGCGGCGGTCTTTCGCGTAAAGAAATTCTCAGCGAGATCGACAAAAGCCTGAAACGGTTGGGCGTGGACTACGTCGATCTCTACACCATCCATCGACTTGACCCCTTGACTCCCAAGGAAGAAATCATGGAAGCACTTCACGACGTCGTGAAGGCCGGAAAGGTGCGATACCTGGGTGCCTCGACCATGTATGCGTGGGAGTTTGAACGTTTGCAGAATATCGCGGAAACAAATGGCTGGACGAAATTCGTATCGATGCAAAATCACTACAACCTGATCTATCGCGAAGAGGAACGGGAGATGATTCCACTATGCCGGGAACGAAAAATAGCCCTGACTCCGTGGAGTCCGCTTGCCGGTGGTCGCTTGGCTCATCCGTGGGGAACAGTTACCCCGCGTGTAAAGATCGACGAAGTTTCTAAGTGGGTTTGGGATGGCACCAATGACCTTGATAAAGTCGTCATTAACAATGTAGAAAAAATGGCACTGGCGCGCGGCATTTCGATGGCTCAGATGTCACTTGCGTGGATGCTAAGTAAGCCGTACGTGACTTCTCCCATTGTGGGAACTACGGCAGTCTCGCATGTTGAAGAAGCGGTCACGGCATTAGAGATTCGTCTTTCTGATGAAGAAGTGCAGGCTCTTGAGAAGCCGTACGTCACCCATCCGGTCTTGGGGATGATGTAA
- a CDS encoding aldo/keto reductase codes for MKKHKLGKGNLEVAALGFGCMGMSFGYGPETDKQQSISVIRAAFERGVRLFDTAEA; via the coding sequence ATGAAGAAGCACAAACTTGGAAAAGGTAACTTGGAGGTCGCGGCTCTCGGCTTCGGCTGCATGGGAATGAGCTTCGGCTACGGTCCCGAGACCGACAAGCAGCAATCGATCTCTGTGATCCGTGCGGCATTCGAACGCGGCGTCAGGCTCTTCGACACCGCCGAAGCCTAG
- a CDS encoding dihydrofolate reductase family protein, producing MASTIDGKIDGSALRDIMRHGEYEALHAKLGGTAWICGRTTMQQHFAEAEPFVSRTNTPAGPQPVHIARRADSYAISVDTVGKLRWSRMEIDGDHLICVLSEQAPTDYLAILREMNISYVVAGNSSVDLLRAVQLLREHFGIGTLLLEGGGHINGAFLQAELVDEVSLLLLPGLDGRHEIPAVFDGVTDSNHKAVPLNLKSVEQREAGALWVRYDVPRS from the coding sequence ATGGCTTCGACAATCGATGGGAAGATCGACGGCTCTGCGCTGCGGGACATCATGCGTCACGGCGAATACGAGGCGCTGCATGCAAAGCTAGGCGGGACTGCATGGATCTGCGGGCGCACGACCATGCAGCAGCACTTCGCAGAAGCCGAGCCATTCGTTTCCAGAACCAACACGCCTGCCGGCCCTCAGCCGGTGCATATCGCCCGCCGCGCAGACTCGTACGCGATCTCTGTCGATACCGTTGGTAAGCTTCGGTGGTCTCGCATGGAAATTGACGGCGATCACCTCATTTGTGTACTGAGCGAGCAAGCTCCGACTGATTACCTGGCAATACTTCGCGAGATGAACATTTCCTACGTGGTTGCAGGCAACTCTTCTGTCGATCTCTTAAGAGCAGTTCAGTTGCTGCGAGAACATTTCGGCATAGGCACGCTGTTACTGGAAGGCGGAGGTCACATCAACGGCGCTTTTCTCCAAGCTGAGCTGGTGGATGAAGTCAGCTTGCTGCTGCTCCCTGGTTTAGACGGTCGTCACGAAATTCCTGCAGTGTTCGACGGCGTCACCGACTCGAACCACAAAGCGGTGCCTCTCAATCTCAAATCCGTCGAACAACGCGAAGCTGGTGCTCTGTGGGTCCGTTACGACGTTCCTAGAAGCTAA
- a CDS encoding AraC family transcriptional regulator, translating to MSKHLRFSGSNFTKMEELGLSASTVLRRAGLPQALRDQPLSLLKTDEYFALWRAIGEVTPNPAIGLQLGTENRTERFHPIGLASLSSENFGDGIDRMARYKQLTCPEEILQKKGDVEWSIQFHWLLAKEVEPPVLIECAFAWVLSIARHGTGSRLSPLRVEFIQPRKHVKTIERHFGCPVVFGAPRNAIIFRASDAMKPFVTRNAELLGMLAPQFEQELKQADLNESFLDRVRIAIQEKLTGKRPTIDDIADALHMSPRTLQRRLQDEGCSFQRVLEDARHHLARNYLVNPILELNEAAYLLGYEDANSFVRAFRMWEGIPPARWREQRLKVAS from the coding sequence ATGAGCAAGCACCTTCGTTTCTCTGGAAGCAACTTCACGAAGATGGAAGAGCTTGGGCTTTCTGCGTCAACTGTGCTGCGCAGAGCGGGACTTCCACAGGCCCTTCGCGATCAGCCACTCTCTCTTCTGAAGACTGACGAGTATTTCGCACTATGGCGAGCCATTGGGGAAGTCACCCCAAATCCGGCGATCGGTCTCCAGCTCGGAACTGAGAATAGGACTGAACGGTTCCACCCGATCGGTCTTGCTTCCCTCTCTTCAGAGAACTTCGGTGATGGCATCGACCGGATGGCCCGCTATAAGCAACTCACTTGCCCGGAGGAGATCCTGCAAAAGAAGGGTGATGTGGAGTGGAGCATCCAATTCCACTGGCTTCTTGCAAAAGAGGTCGAACCACCAGTACTGATCGAATGTGCCTTTGCCTGGGTGCTCTCAATCGCCCGGCACGGCACGGGTAGTCGCCTCTCCCCCCTTCGTGTCGAGTTCATTCAACCACGCAAGCATGTGAAGACCATCGAGCGCCACTTCGGATGTCCCGTGGTCTTCGGTGCTCCCCGGAACGCAATCATCTTCCGTGCGTCGGATGCGATGAAGCCCTTCGTTACGCGCAATGCCGAACTTCTCGGTATGCTCGCGCCGCAGTTCGAACAAGAACTGAAGCAAGCCGATCTGAACGAGAGCTTCCTGGATCGCGTCCGAATAGCGATTCAAGAAAAGCTCACAGGCAAGCGACCCACCATCGACGATATTGCCGATGCTCTGCATATGAGCCCACGCACACTGCAGCGGCGATTGCAGGACGAAGGCTGTAGCTTCCAGCGCGTCCTGGAAGATGCCCGGCATCATTTAGCACGCAACTATCTGGTTAATCCAATCCTCGAACTGAATGAAGCTGCATACTTACTCGGGTACGAAGACGCTAATTCGTTCGTGCGAGCCTTCCGGATGTGGGAAGGCATTCCGCCAGCCCGTTGGCGCGAACAGCGGTTGAAGGTAGCCTCATGA
- a CDS encoding type IV secretion system DNA-binding domain-containing protein has translation MLERIANSRTFVSLVLAGMTGLMLFTMYPFPQGNLYLQYVALRDPLVYSVLAGSYTLFLFTTPFFIYSAAFSGIYVLSFARKRKQKRHSLPPYPDPKLRDDLFLVIGEIHHPTRVTHASDPQWLTIPEKGLFTGIGVFGAVGTGKTTCCMRPFAEQLIAFNANEPAKRIGGLVLEVKGDFCHQIREIARQHDREDDYVEIALNSDYRYNPLHNDLDSSALAYSVASLLNNLYGHGKEPFWQQAYTNMLQHIILLHKVLYDYVTFFDVYECAISPPKLEKRIEEGKARFETREYVCVTPEVYGNEKFANTFAEIAFAYDDPKGVYKAPASARLEELLSKQGTALEYQRFTIEASSGLDDIKRQQLEAVKRWYFDDWMGLEKKLRSSIVEGVSIFLSLFDINPAVKRIFCPPKQTYDPAVNVPDENGSFPYGKPFPSFNWLIEHGKICALNFPISLNASLARILGTMLKLDFQRAVLGRIPEMERDRERYFRQVFLMCDEYQSFATVGESDPIGDEKFFSLSRQSKCIPIVATQSISSLKSTLSGDSYRTLLQTFRTKIFLALADDFSTRLASELCGREDRPFVTYNISESGQDSKLSLLTGKTVSDRGSISASKSYSVRLDYRFSQKFLAELANAQAVVLPYDGLNPMEATLCYLKPYYLDPNVSYFDQIARGLL, from the coding sequence ATGCTGGAGAGAATCGCCAATTCGCGGACGTTTGTGAGCTTGGTTCTTGCCGGCATGACCGGATTGATGCTCTTCACTATGTACCCATTTCCCCAGGGCAACCTCTACCTGCAATACGTGGCCCTCAGAGACCCGCTCGTTTACTCGGTTCTCGCCGGGAGCTACACGCTGTTCTTGTTTACTACGCCGTTCTTCATTTACTCCGCCGCTTTCTCAGGGATCTATGTGTTGAGCTTTGCTCGGAAGCGGAAACAGAAGCGGCACTCGCTTCCGCCATATCCCGATCCAAAACTCAGGGACGATCTGTTCCTCGTCATCGGAGAGATTCATCACCCGACAAGAGTTACTCACGCCAGCGACCCGCAATGGCTGACGATTCCAGAAAAAGGATTGTTTACTGGCATCGGAGTGTTCGGGGCAGTTGGAACGGGAAAAACAACATGCTGTATGCGTCCATTTGCCGAGCAGCTCATCGCGTTCAACGCTAATGAGCCGGCCAAACGGATTGGCGGGCTCGTGCTGGAGGTCAAAGGAGATTTCTGCCACCAGATTCGGGAGATTGCCCGACAGCATGACCGCGAGGACGACTACGTGGAAATCGCCTTGAATTCTGACTACCGCTACAACCCTCTGCATAACGACCTGGATTCATCAGCTTTGGCCTATAGCGTCGCTTCGCTGCTAAACAATTTGTACGGACATGGCAAAGAGCCATTCTGGCAACAGGCCTATACCAATATGCTTCAGCACATCATTCTGCTGCATAAGGTGCTCTACGATTACGTGACGTTCTTTGATGTTTACGAGTGCGCGATCTCACCCCCGAAGCTTGAAAAACGAATTGAGGAGGGCAAAGCCAGATTCGAGACTCGCGAGTACGTCTGCGTAACCCCCGAGGTATATGGAAACGAAAAGTTCGCCAACACGTTTGCAGAAATCGCCTTCGCATATGACGACCCCAAAGGGGTGTACAAGGCTCCGGCATCGGCCAGATTGGAAGAACTCCTCAGCAAGCAAGGAACTGCTCTCGAATACCAGAGATTCACCATCGAGGCTTCGTCTGGCCTGGACGACATCAAGCGGCAGCAATTGGAAGCTGTAAAGCGCTGGTATTTCGACGACTGGATGGGGTTGGAAAAAAAGCTACGCAGCTCGATTGTCGAAGGCGTTTCTATTTTCCTCTCACTCTTCGACATCAATCCGGCAGTGAAGCGGATTTTCTGCCCGCCCAAGCAAACCTACGATCCAGCAGTCAATGTGCCCGATGAGAACGGGTCCTTCCCCTATGGGAAGCCCTTTCCGTCATTCAATTGGCTGATCGAGCACGGAAAGATATGCGCCCTCAACTTCCCGATTTCCTTGAACGCCAGTCTCGCCAGAATTCTCGGAACGATGCTCAAGTTGGATTTTCAGCGGGCAGTTCTGGGCCGAATACCGGAGATGGAACGCGATCGGGAAAGGTATTTCCGGCAAGTCTTCTTGATGTGTGATGAATACCAGAGTTTTGCCACAGTCGGCGAGAGTGATCCAATCGGCGACGAAAAGTTCTTCAGTTTGTCACGGCAATCGAAATGTATCCCCATTGTCGCAACACAGAGCATCAGTTCGTTGAAGTCAACGCTCTCCGGCGACAGCTACAGGACGCTTCTCCAAACCTTCCGCACAAAGATATTCCTGGCTCTTGCGGACGATTTCTCAACCAGACTCGCTAGCGAATTGTGTGGCCGTGAGGACAGGCCGTTCGTGACCTACAACATCTCCGAATCTGGGCAGGATTCAAAACTGAGCCTACTGACGGGAAAGACCGTTTCAGATCGAGGCAGCATCAGCGCTTCCAAAAGCTACAGCGTGAGGCTCGATTACAGATTCAGCCAGAAGTTTCTCGCAGAACTCGCCAACGCTCAGGCAGTCGTACTCCCGTATGACGGTCTGAATCCAATGGAGGCCACGCTCTGCTATTTGAAGCCGTATTACCTCGACCCGAATGTTTCCTATTTTGACCAGATCGCCCGTGGGCTGTTGTGA
- the tadA gene encoding Flp pilus assembly complex ATPase component TadA: MQFETILPFLRPIEHLILDPDISEIMVNAGSQIFIEKRGQLTQVPGITISEQALNAAVRNIARRLGDDISEEKPILDSRLPDGSRVAAVLPPCSIDGITLTIRKFNTRHFTMADLIENGTLAADAAELLREKVTNRQNILISGGTGSGKTTLLNILADSISDDERILLIEDTAELNIRKSNLVRFETRREQAGLSAVTVRDLLKAALRHRPDRIIVGEVRGGEAFDLLQALNTGHAGSLCTLHANSARQAVTRFADCVLQSGIELPHRAIMANIGSAVDLLVHIGRTKGQRAVSEIAVMRGFDNERNECRLDDLNPWDHLPPRS, from the coding sequence ATGCAGTTTGAAACGATACTTCCATTTCTGAGGCCGATAGAACACCTCATTCTGGACCCGGACATCTCCGAAATCATGGTGAACGCGGGATCGCAGATCTTCATTGAAAAGCGTGGGCAGCTCACCCAGGTTCCAGGCATCACCATTTCTGAGCAGGCGCTCAACGCTGCCGTGCGAAACATTGCGCGCCGATTAGGGGATGATATCTCCGAAGAGAAGCCGATCTTGGATTCCCGCCTGCCAGACGGGAGCCGCGTGGCCGCAGTGCTTCCACCTTGCAGTATTGACGGAATCACCCTCACAATCCGCAAATTCAACACCAGACACTTCACGATGGCGGACCTCATAGAAAACGGGACGCTCGCAGCGGACGCCGCCGAGTTGCTCCGCGAGAAGGTCACCAATCGACAAAACATCCTCATCAGCGGAGGGACAGGTAGTGGCAAGACTACGCTGCTAAATATCCTTGCCGATTCCATCTCAGACGATGAACGGATTCTCCTCATAGAAGACACCGCCGAGTTGAACATCCGCAAAAGCAATCTCGTGCGATTTGAAACTCGCCGCGAGCAGGCAGGATTGTCAGCCGTAACCGTCCGCGACTTGCTGAAGGCGGCTCTGCGCCACAGGCCGGACAGAATCATCGTGGGCGAAGTGCGTGGGGGAGAAGCGTTTGATTTACTCCAGGCATTGAATACGGGACACGCAGGCAGTCTCTGTACGCTTCACGCGAATTCCGCTCGCCAAGCCGTCACCCGCTTTGCAGATTGCGTCCTACAGAGCGGTATCGAGCTGCCGCACCGGGCGATCATGGCAAACATTGGAAGCGCAGTGGACCTTTTGGTCCACATCGGTAGGACTAAAGGGCAGCGTGCAGTTTCAGAGATCGCCGTGATGCGAGGGTTTGATAACGAAAGAAACGAATGCAGACTCGACGACCTGAATCCCTGGGATCATCTCCCTCCGCGAAGTTGA